Proteins from a genomic interval of Desulfovibrio aminophilus DSM 12254:
- a CDS encoding lactate utilization protein → MREPIDKYWSRRLDDVAEALDDNGFEVFRATCEEDVRRIALSEILPALGPRTVSFGGSTTVVSSGLYQALKDSIGCEVLDVFDKSLSEPDKLELRRRALTCDLFVTGTNALTEAGQLVNLDMIGNRVAALTFGPRNVLVVLGRNKLVADLSAAMRRVKDYAAPVNASRLAKKTPCVKTARCMDCNSPERICNVWTITEKSFPKGRIKIILVNQDLGF, encoded by the coding sequence ATGCGCGAACCCATCGACAAGTATTGGTCCCGGCGTCTGGACGACGTGGCCGAAGCACTCGACGACAACGGTTTCGAGGTCTTCCGCGCGACCTGCGAGGAGGATGTGCGGCGCATCGCCCTGTCCGAGATCCTGCCCGCGCTGGGGCCCCGGACGGTCAGCTTCGGCGGCTCCACCACCGTGGTCTCCAGCGGGCTGTACCAGGCGCTCAAGGACTCCATCGGCTGCGAGGTGCTGGACGTCTTCGACAAGAGCCTGTCCGAGCCGGACAAACTGGAATTGCGCCGCCGGGCCCTGACCTGCGACCTGTTCGTCACCGGCACGAACGCCCTCACCGAAGCCGGCCAGCTGGTGAACCTGGACATGATCGGCAACCGGGTGGCGGCACTGACCTTCGGCCCCCGGAATGTGCTCGTGGTGCTGGGCCGCAACAAGCTCGTGGCCGACCTTTCGGCGGCAATGCGCCGGGTCAAGGACTACGCCGCGCCGGTGAACGCCTCCCGGCTGGCCAAGAAGACGCCTTGCGTCAAGACCGCCCGCTGCATGGACTGCAACAGCCCGGAGCGGATCTGCAACGTCTGGACGATCACCGAGAAGTCCTTCCCCAAGGGCCGGATCAAGATCATCCTGGTGAACCAGGATCTGGGGTTCTAG
- a CDS encoding UPF0280 family protein translates to MKDYTKVGRNYRESVIPEEGERVFQVVIEESDLFVVARRDLSAEVADCLRELRGELKSQILLHRDFLTSLVPLPTPPGAPEIVRRMCEGARACGVGPMAAVAGSVAQMVCERFVSESPDIIVENGGDIFLCSTRERVVGLLAEPESGARLGLRIPAGEFPTSLCSSSGRIGHSLSLGHGDLVTVRADSGALADAAATALCNRLKTARDLEAVLDGARELAPAGVLGVFAQMGGRVAAWGRMELVAL, encoded by the coding sequence GTGAAGGACTACACGAAAGTCGGCCGAAACTACCGCGAGTCCGTAATCCCCGAGGAGGGGGAACGGGTCTTTCAGGTGGTCATCGAGGAATCCGACCTCTTCGTGGTGGCCCGGCGCGACCTTTCGGCCGAGGTGGCCGACTGTCTGCGCGAACTGCGCGGGGAACTGAAGAGCCAGATCCTCCTGCACCGGGATTTCCTGACCAGTCTGGTCCCCCTGCCGACCCCGCCCGGAGCCCCGGAGATCGTCCGGCGCATGTGCGAGGGGGCCCGGGCCTGCGGCGTGGGCCCCATGGCGGCGGTGGCCGGGAGCGTGGCCCAGATGGTCTGTGAGCGTTTCGTGTCCGAGAGTCCGGACATCATCGTGGAGAACGGCGGGGACATCTTCCTCTGCTCCACGCGGGAGCGGGTGGTGGGCCTGCTGGCCGAACCCGAGTCCGGGGCCCGGCTGGGCCTGCGCATCCCGGCCGGGGAATTCCCCACCAGCCTGTGCTCCTCCTCGGGCCGCATCGGCCATTCGCTGAGCCTGGGGCATGGCGACCTCGTCACGGTGCGGGCCGATTCCGGAGCCCTGGCCGACGCCGCGGCCACGGCGCTCTGCAACCGGCTGAAGACGGCCCGCGACCTGGAGGCGGTGCTGGATGGGGCGCGGGAACTGGCCCCCGCCGGTGTGCTCGGGGTCTTCGCCCAGATGGGCGGCCGGGTGGCGGCCTGGGGCCGGATGGAACTGGTGGCCCTGTAG